The following proteins come from a genomic window of Gimesia chilikensis:
- a CDS encoding DUF4274 domain-containing protein: protein MKHPSCDAGTALRLFWINDPVYFSDYSTISECPYEEEQDAMRLLRTIKLRFKKNDFQSKKMYFDPEPWIQEDDVDLEVLQLPAAMLQAVPGTKRGRR, encoded by the coding sequence ATGAAGCATCCGTCGTGCGATGCGGGCACCGCCCTGCGACTGTTCTGGATCAATGATCCGGTCTACTTTTCCGATTACAGCACCATTTCTGAATGCCCCTATGAAGAAGAGCAGGATGCCATGAGATTGCTGCGGACGATCAAACTTCGATTTAAAAAGAATGACTTTCAGTCGAAAAAGATGTACTTTGACCCGGAGCCTTGGATCCAGGAAGATGATGTCGACCTTGAAGTTCTGCAGTTGCCCGCAGCCATGCTGCAGGCTGTCCCTGGAACGAAACGCGGTCGTCGATAA
- a CDS encoding DUF434 domain-containing protein, with the protein MPDRRNHRGAHPQDRLLFARDAEPDLRRATSDLNWLLTRGYASVSALKLVGDRYALNARQRLAVGRCACSEEDANRRQMYQVETPDLAGAELWIDGYNVLTSLEAALSGGVILLAHDGCFRDMASMHGSYRKVAETIPAIEILGELLAEWNVSSCRWLLDQPVSNSGRLKTMLRELSEERGWNWEIDLVPDPDPVLSAADQIVASADSQILNQAGRWFNLARTAVEERVPEAWVVDLSGC; encoded by the coding sequence ATGCCTGACCGGCGGAATCATCGGGGGGCACATCCCCAGGATCGGTTGCTGTTTGCGCGCGATGCGGAGCCTGATCTGCGCCGGGCGACTTCTGATCTGAACTGGCTGTTGACTCGCGGGTATGCGTCGGTCTCTGCACTCAAGCTGGTGGGGGATCGTTATGCGTTGAACGCGCGGCAGCGGCTGGCGGTGGGCCGCTGTGCCTGTAGTGAGGAGGACGCGAACCGGCGGCAGATGTATCAGGTCGAGACGCCGGACCTTGCGGGAGCGGAACTGTGGATTGACGGGTATAACGTGTTGACGTCGCTGGAGGCGGCGCTTTCGGGCGGGGTCATTCTACTGGCCCACGATGGCTGTTTTCGGGACATGGCCAGTATGCACGGCAGCTATCGTAAAGTGGCCGAGACGATCCCTGCAATTGAGATCCTGGGCGAACTGCTGGCGGAGTGGAACGTTTCCAGTTGTCGCTGGTTGCTGGATCAGCCGGTCTCCAACAGTGGGCGTCTGAAAACGATGCTGCGGGAACTCAGTGAGGAGCGGGGCTGGAACTGGGAGATCGACCTCGTGCCTGACCCCGACCCTGTGTTGAGTGCTGCCGACCAGATCGTGGCTTCCGCGGACAGCCAGATTCTCAACCAGGCCGGGCGGTGGTTCAACCTGGCGCGGACCGCTGTCGAAGAGCGGGTACCCGAAGCGTGGGTGGTCGATCTGTCGGGTTGCTGA
- a CDS encoding DUF1559 domain-containing protein — translation MANWYVKRGDQTAGPLTRERLIELAAQGKVQESDLVREGEAGEFRPAGQIPGLLPAETVSSGSSDFEQTSSTSSGPKKNNTTLILVLAILGGGGILVVLVLVALLLPAVEQAREAARRSTSKNHLKQIGLAMHNYHDTFGVFTPGGTTNVEGKPNHSWQTFILPFMDQAPLYNRINIHQPWTTPENRKHFTQVIPDYLHPSVEETVSPDGLALSHYIGNELLLETNGNTRFRDITDGASTTIMAIESGEGFKPWGDPTNIDHPANVMREGRKTSMVGGNHVLLSDGAVRFVSENIDPDVLKAMSTPNGGEAIGEF, via the coding sequence ATGGCCAACTGGTATGTGAAACGTGGTGACCAGACAGCAGGACCCTTAACCCGGGAACGGCTGATTGAACTGGCGGCGCAGGGCAAAGTACAGGAGTCGGATCTGGTGAGAGAAGGGGAGGCGGGTGAATTCCGACCTGCGGGTCAGATACCGGGGCTCTTGCCGGCGGAGACAGTCAGCAGTGGGAGCTCCGACTTTGAACAGACGAGTTCCACTTCCTCTGGCCCGAAGAAAAACAACACAACGCTGATTCTGGTCCTCGCGATTCTGGGAGGCGGGGGCATTCTCGTGGTCCTGGTGCTGGTGGCTCTGCTGCTACCTGCCGTTGAGCAGGCGCGCGAAGCAGCCCGGCGGTCGACTTCCAAAAACCATCTGAAGCAGATCGGCCTGGCCATGCATAACTATCACGACACGTTCGGAGTGTTTACCCCGGGGGGGACGACCAACGTGGAAGGCAAGCCGAACCACAGCTGGCAGACATTCATTCTGCCCTTTATGGATCAGGCGCCGTTATACAATCGAATTAACATCCATCAACCCTGGACGACGCCGGAAAATCGCAAGCATTTTACCCAGGTCATTCCAGACTATCTGCATCCTTCCGTTGAGGAGACCGTTTCTCCAGACGGGTTGGCGCTGTCGCATTACATCGGGAACGAACTGTTGCTGGAGACCAATGGGAACACACGGTTTCGTGATATCACCGATGGCGCCTCGACTACGATCATGGCGATTGAATCGGGAGAGGGCTTCAAGCCGTGGGGCGATCCGACCAATATCGATCATCCTGCCAACGTGATGCGAGAGGGGAGGAAGACGTCGATGGTGGGGGGTAATCATGTGCTGCTCTCCGACGGAGCGGTGCGATTTGTTTCGGAGAATATTGATCCGGATGTGTTAAAGGCGATGAGTACCCCCAACGGTGGTGAGGCCATCGGTGAATTTTGA
- a CDS encoding RDD family protein, giving the protein MNSSDLCQRLRVSESQFRKICQHLKIAAADDIQRTFTPREIQRLQHFVETRRSAAGKKNATKIKSRTPSRDSTTPPKPTPSEKPRVVEQTVSTKPAPAEKSVETTALPARTSSEPESKTPEVVAGLPESETATVLLRAIAYVIDALLTLILAPLVLIPILGQILIGLMLCCYWLFRDAAGASPGKLLLGLQVSNNSADPARVGPRILRNIPLCIGPFLFCIPIIGFVIGVPVAILVVLTEVGMLLITGRRIGDLLGDTSIKTVPKVRLVSE; this is encoded by the coding sequence ATGAATTCCAGTGATTTATGTCAGAGGTTGCGCGTTTCGGAATCGCAGTTTCGCAAAATCTGCCAGCACCTGAAGATTGCGGCCGCCGATGATATCCAGAGGACCTTTACGCCCCGGGAGATTCAGCGGCTGCAGCATTTTGTAGAGACGCGACGGTCTGCGGCTGGAAAGAAAAATGCGACAAAGATCAAAAGCAGAACACCGTCCCGCGATTCAACAACGCCCCCCAAACCGACGCCATCTGAGAAACCACGGGTTGTTGAGCAGACCGTGTCGACAAAACCTGCCCCCGCTGAAAAGTCGGTTGAGACCACCGCGTTACCAGCCCGGACCAGTAGTGAGCCAGAGTCGAAGACGCCCGAAGTGGTTGCCGGTCTGCCGGAATCCGAGACGGCCACAGTTCTGCTGCGGGCAATCGCATATGTGATCGATGCACTGCTGACGCTGATCCTGGCACCGCTGGTGTTGATTCCGATTCTGGGGCAGATTCTCATCGGCCTGATGCTGTGCTGCTACTGGCTGTTCCGCGATGCGGCAGGGGCCAGTCCCGGGAAACTGCTGCTGGGATTACAGGTGTCAAATAACAGTGCCGACCCGGCAAGGGTCGGGCCGCGAATCTTGCGAAATATTCCGCTGTGTATCGGGCCGTTCCTGTTTTGTATTCCGATAATCGGGTTCGTGATTGGCGTGCCGGTCGCCATTCTGGTGGTGCTGACCGAAGTGGGGATGTTGCTGATCACGGGGAGACGGATCGGCGACTTGCTGGGTGATACTTCGATTAAAACCGTTCCCAAGGTCAGACTGGTCAGTGAATAG
- a CDS encoding sigma-70 family RNA polymerase sigma factor, producing the protein MRNSEYQRLLNESLQGNQEAIGQLLDRHRPYLKFITQRALDGRLQARVDDSDIVQQTCLSALRNFQQFDGKEEAQFVAWLQKIHERNIQDTIRRHAGAEKRAVGNEVAGSRLEGLFHLETLSPSQRVMQAEDAVRLAEVLASIPADQGEAVRLRHIEGWSLADLEHHFGRSETAVASLIKRGLENLRKRLNGDA; encoded by the coding sequence ATGCGCAACTCGGAATACCAGCGACTTCTCAACGAATCGCTGCAGGGCAACCAGGAGGCGATCGGGCAATTACTGGATCGCCACCGGCCCTATTTGAAATTCATCACGCAACGGGCGCTGGACGGTCGTCTGCAGGCACGCGTGGATGATTCGGATATCGTGCAGCAGACCTGTCTGTCGGCGCTGCGGAACTTTCAGCAGTTCGACGGGAAAGAAGAGGCGCAATTTGTTGCCTGGTTACAGAAGATCCATGAACGGAATATTCAGGATACCATCCGTCGACACGCGGGCGCAGAGAAGCGAGCCGTGGGTAATGAGGTCGCGGGCTCGCGTCTGGAGGGGCTGTTTCACCTGGAAACCCTGAGTCCCTCACAAAGGGTGATGCAGGCGGAGGATGCGGTGCGGCTGGCTGAAGTGCTGGCGTCGATTCCCGCAGACCAGGGGGAAGCGGTGCGGTTAAGGCACATTGAAGGCTGGTCGCTGGCGGATCTGGAACACCACTTTGGTCGTTCGGAAACGGCGGTGGCCTCCCTGATCAAACGCGGGCTCGAAAATTTGCGCAAACGACTCAACGGTGATGCCTGA
- a CDS encoding phosphatase PAP2 family protein, which translates to MKLFSRRLLKWFEFAVNWLKGREPLLLVFFLILAGSTWAFIELTDEVLEQETQAFDKWVIRSMRRADDPSIPIGPPWVQEMGRDLTALGGVATLVFFTTVVAGYLWIEGKKRVILLLLFASLGGLLLSSALKHFISRPRPDVVPHLSYVYTSSFPSGHSMLSAVIYLTLGALLASVIQQTRVKIYVLCVALLLTLLIGLSRIYLGVHYPTDVIAGWTAGLAWALFCWILARWLQQRHRIEDASQTSESAVADTEI; encoded by the coding sequence ATGAAATTGTTCTCTCGGCGGCTGCTGAAATGGTTCGAGTTTGCGGTGAACTGGCTTAAAGGTCGTGAACCGCTGCTGCTGGTCTTTTTTCTGATTCTGGCCGGCTCTACCTGGGCGTTCATTGAGCTCACCGACGAGGTGCTGGAACAGGAGACCCAGGCATTCGACAAGTGGGTCATCCGTTCGATGCGACGGGCCGACGATCCGTCGATTCCCATCGGGCCGCCCTGGGTGCAGGAGATGGGCCGCGATCTGACTGCGCTGGGGGGCGTGGCGACGCTGGTCTTCTTTACGACGGTTGTGGCAGGCTATCTCTGGATCGAAGGGAAAAAACGGGTGATTCTGTTATTGCTGTTCGCTTCCCTCGGAGGGCTGCTGCTCAGTTCTGCGCTCAAGCATTTCATCAGTCGACCCCGCCCGGATGTGGTGCCGCATCTTTCGTATGTTTATACCAGCAGCTTCCCCAGTGGCCACTCGATGCTTTCGGCGGTGATCTATCTCACGCTGGGGGCACTGCTCGCGTCGGTGATTCAGCAGACCCGGGTGAAGATTTACGTGCTCTGTGTGGCGCTGCTGCTGACGCTGTTGATCGGGCTCAGTCGGATTTACCTCGGCGTGCATTACCCGACCGATGTGATTGCCGGCTGGACCGCGGGGCTGGCCTGGGCGCTGTTCTGCTGGATTCTCGCCCGCTGGTTACAGCAGCGGCACCGGATTGAAGATGCCAGTCAGACCTCAGAATCTGCTGTTGCCGACACCGAGATCTGA
- a CDS encoding DUF1348 family protein codes for MTAIKPPFNFATATAKVRAAEDAWNSRDPETVSLAYSPDSEWRNRDQFLQGRDQIREFLAGKWERELDYRLVKSLWSYSENRIGVRFQYEYHDADGQWFRAYGNELWEFDEAGLMRRREASINDVPIPADQRRFHWPTSGPRPLMHAGIPEVA; via the coding sequence ATGACTGCCATCAAACCCCCGTTCAATTTCGCCACCGCTACCGCCAAAGTCCGTGCTGCGGAAGATGCCTGGAACAGCCGCGACCCTGAAACGGTCTCCCTGGCCTACTCCCCGGATTCCGAGTGGCGGAACCGCGATCAGTTTCTGCAGGGACGCGACCAGATCCGGGAATTCCTCGCCGGCAAATGGGAGCGGGAACTCGATTATCGGCTCGTCAAATCGCTGTGGAGCTATTCGGAAAACCGCATCGGCGTTCGCTTTCAGTACGAGTATCACGATGCAGACGGCCAATGGTTCCGCGCCTACGGAAATGAACTCTGGGAGTTTGACGAAGCAGGACTCATGCGCCGCCGCGAAGCCAGCATCAACGACGTCCCCATCCCCGCAGACCAGCGCCGTTTTCACTGGCCCACCTCCGGTCCCCGGCCACTGATGCACGCAGGCATTCCGGAAGTCGCCTGA
- a CDS encoding DMT family transporter, which yields MAWVILFVAAVLEIGWAVGMKYTDGFTRLWPSVLTIGMMAASMFLLALAVRTIPVGTGYAVWTGIGALGTAVLSAFLFGEPVTIWRGLCLVLIVGGVLGLKLSAS from the coding sequence ATGGCATGGGTGATTCTTTTTGTGGCGGCGGTGCTGGAGATCGGCTGGGCGGTCGGGATGAAATACACGGATGGTTTCACACGGTTGTGGCCCAGTGTGCTGACCATCGGCATGATGGCGGCGAGCATGTTCCTGCTGGCCCTGGCGGTCCGCACGATTCCAGTGGGCACCGGTTACGCGGTCTGGACGGGGATCGGCGCATTAGGGACGGCGGTGCTGAGTGCCTTCCTGTTTGGTGAACCGGTCACGATTTGGCGCGGGCTCTGTCTGGTGTTGATCGTGGGTGGCGTGCTGGGGTTGAAGCTTTCGGCTTCGTGA
- a CDS encoding type II toxin-antitoxin system ParD family antitoxin has protein sequence MSTGYPPEILKFIEEEMASGHYEDESALVTEALEVFRELKQRQAELKQQIQQSLEAEREGRVMPLDIDAIVSELESYC, from the coding sequence ATGTCAACCGGTTATCCCCCAGAGATTCTCAAGTTCATCGAAGAAGAAATGGCCAGCGGTCATTATGAAGATGAAAGCGCCCTGGTTACAGAAGCGCTGGAGGTCTTTCGGGAGTTGAAGCAGAGACAGGCCGAGCTGAAGCAGCAGATTCAGCAGTCTCTGGAAGCCGAGAGAGAAGGCCGGGTGATGCCCCTTGATATCGATGCAATCGTTTCAGAGCTGGAATCGTATTGTTAA
- a CDS encoding PVC-type heme-binding CxxCH protein, whose amino-acid sequence MLRRGRPLLRVWRTRSTTKFLKYRKRFPASYRSKNGTTPHEANQTEKEDGMRLCLVIAALILCNLHSTVRADKPFELKKNERIVAVGNALAERMNLFGQFETLMQTRYPEKEIIFRNFGWPADEVGIQQRPSNYTTIDDPLEVFGPETFFCFFGFNESFAGDSKESLDAFKQNYRNYIAEQTKRFTKDGKQPRFVLISPIAFESTGDPLQPSGEEENKNLAAYTAAIKELAEEDGHRFVDLFTETKAKFGAKPGNQYTVNGAHANEQGYRVIGQLLDGSLFVSEHPLGMGTSKFNEILKWVNDKSWFHAQDYRMLNGWYVYGGRRTWDMETFPGEYQKIRKMVAVRDRYIWEMAAGGEVPDQPDDSKTGEVFIPETMFGSRDERFREMREPKELKYPTPEESIEMMTVPEGFKVELFASEREYPELANPNQIAFDNKGRLWVSCMANYPQWMPGAGRPSDRLLIFEDTNGDGKADNCTTFYDKLICPTGFEFWNGGVLVVDEPRILFLKDTDGDDKADVVQQIVDGIATDDTHHTVGAWEYSNGGLLHMLEGVSLSTTLETPYGAFRNKDTAGCYTLDPRTLKFRHFRTPGYGNPWCLVFDQWGNGMVGDGTNAKQHWTSPLSGLEVNTRRTLEPNFDNQGMRPAVGNEFLISRHLPEDVQGQFIYACVINMHGMPRFNLRDQKDGSGFEGERVEDLLSSTDMIFRPVDPKIGPDGAVWFGDWCNALIGHMQYSQRDPNRDHKHGRVYRLVNTKKPLLKPVTQADKSIEELLEQLNAYELRTRYRARRELWDRDRDQVLAAVNKWVEGVDDPKQLCEAMWLQESFRAVDTKLVDRILASDVYQARAAAIHTLVNEKDRQPQLKEYLAKAVNDPNPRVRMEAVRGLSFFGTVEATQLALQAANHEMDYWIDYTLEHTLHALKPAWEVAESKPDFLEGSSTAAKKYLDRYKKMTGPGGAAVKPLEIAGSEEASDSKRKAAIRDLAKMSGGNYERGEGVFKQVCSACHMVGDLGKKFGPDLSDIGQRVSKIEMMTSILMPNDKISKGFETVAIVTIEGEVHTGFILAEDEKMISLGLAKGKKIDILKDDIELRKPMKSSSMPEGLIKTIAPIEFLDLVAYLSRQRQIAAVEDQEGWISAKQKTVKLRKKNGFKEISRDAALKFGGKFGNETWNKDAYLFLTDVPAERFDFAFHSDLDSESPYVTIRLKDDSEIRSIWLKNRKGLQERAAGLTVWISSDGTNFEKVWTAEKVQPEWTIDLPEGTRAKFVRVGLEGEGTLHLHQGAIFGR is encoded by the coding sequence ATGTTGAGACGCGGGCGACCACTGCTCCGCGTCTGGCGTACTCGCTCTACTACAAAGTTTCTGAAATATCGGAAACGATTTCCCGCCTCGTATCGTAGTAAAAACGGTACCACTCCCCACGAAGCTAATCAAACTGAAAAGGAAGATGGAATGCGACTTTGTCTGGTAATTGCCGCTCTGATTCTGTGCAATCTGCATTCGACAGTAAGGGCCGACAAACCTTTTGAACTCAAGAAAAACGAACGCATCGTGGCGGTCGGAAACGCGCTGGCAGAACGGATGAATCTGTTCGGGCAGTTCGAGACCCTGATGCAGACCCGGTACCCCGAGAAGGAAATCATCTTCCGGAACTTCGGCTGGCCTGCAGATGAAGTGGGAATTCAGCAGCGTCCGAGTAACTACACCACGATCGATGATCCGCTGGAAGTCTTCGGACCGGAAACGTTTTTCTGTTTCTTCGGTTTCAACGAATCGTTCGCCGGGGATTCGAAAGAGAGCCTGGACGCCTTCAAGCAGAACTACCGGAACTACATCGCCGAACAGACAAAGCGTTTCACCAAAGATGGCAAACAGCCGCGGTTTGTGCTGATCAGCCCGATTGCCTTTGAATCGACGGGCGATCCGCTGCAGCCTTCCGGTGAAGAAGAGAACAAGAACCTGGCCGCTTATACGGCTGCCATCAAAGAGCTGGCGGAAGAAGACGGTCACCGTTTCGTCGACCTGTTTACGGAAACGAAAGCCAAATTCGGTGCAAAGCCGGGTAACCAGTATACGGTTAACGGAGCGCATGCGAATGAGCAGGGTTACCGGGTCATTGGTCAGCTGCTGGACGGCAGCCTGTTCGTCTCAGAGCATCCACTGGGGATGGGGACGTCGAAGTTCAATGAGATCCTCAAATGGGTGAATGACAAATCGTGGTTCCACGCACAGGACTACCGGATGCTGAATGGCTGGTATGTCTATGGGGGCCGCCGTACCTGGGACATGGAAACATTTCCGGGCGAATATCAGAAGATTCGTAAGATGGTCGCCGTGCGTGACCGCTATATCTGGGAGATGGCTGCGGGGGGCGAAGTACCCGATCAGCCGGACGATTCGAAGACGGGTGAAGTTTTCATTCCCGAAACGATGTTCGGCAGCCGCGATGAACGCTTCCGCGAAATGCGCGAGCCGAAAGAGCTGAAGTATCCGACGCCGGAAGAGTCGATCGAGATGATGACCGTTCCCGAAGGGTTCAAGGTCGAGCTGTTCGCATCCGAGCGGGAGTATCCCGAACTGGCGAATCCGAACCAGATTGCCTTCGATAACAAGGGCCGTCTGTGGGTTTCCTGCATGGCGAACTATCCACAGTGGATGCCCGGTGCAGGGAGACCCAGTGACCGCCTGCTGATTTTTGAAGATACCAACGGCGACGGTAAAGCCGATAATTGTACTACGTTCTACGACAAACTGATCTGCCCGACCGGATTTGAATTCTGGAACGGCGGCGTACTGGTAGTTGATGAGCCGCGAATTCTGTTCCTGAAAGACACCGATGGCGACGACAAGGCCGATGTGGTCCAGCAGATTGTCGACGGGATTGCGACCGATGACACGCACCATACAGTGGGTGCCTGGGAATATTCGAACGGCGGTCTGTTACACATGCTGGAAGGGGTTTCGCTGTCGACGACGCTGGAAACACCTTATGGTGCCTTCCGCAACAAGGACACCGCCGGCTGTTATACGCTGGATCCCCGTACGTTGAAATTCCGTCACTTCCGCACGCCCGGCTACGGAAACCCGTGGTGCCTGGTATTCGATCAGTGGGGTAACGGGATGGTTGGTGACGGAACCAACGCCAAGCAGCACTGGACGAGTCCGCTCTCCGGTCTGGAGGTCAACACGCGGCGTACGCTGGAGCCTAACTTCGATAACCAGGGAATGCGTCCCGCGGTGGGTAACGAATTCCTGATTTCGCGTCATCTGCCGGAAGACGTGCAGGGCCAGTTCATCTATGCCTGCGTGATCAACATGCACGGCATGCCGCGATTCAATCTTCGTGATCAGAAAGATGGTTCGGGTTTCGAAGGGGAACGCGTGGAAGACCTGCTGTCTTCGACCGACATGATTTTCCGTCCTGTCGATCCGAAGATCGGTCCTGATGGCGCGGTCTGGTTTGGAGACTGGTGTAACGCATTGATTGGTCACATGCAGTACTCACAGCGTGACCCGAACCGCGATCACAAGCATGGCCGCGTTTATCGTCTGGTCAATACGAAGAAACCGCTGCTCAAGCCGGTGACACAAGCCGATAAGTCGATTGAAGAACTGTTGGAGCAGTTGAACGCCTACGAACTGCGGACCCGTTATCGTGCCCGTCGCGAATTGTGGGACCGTGATCGGGACCAGGTTCTGGCGGCTGTGAACAAGTGGGTCGAAGGTGTGGATGATCCGAAGCAGCTCTGCGAAGCGATGTGGCTGCAGGAGAGCTTCCGTGCCGTGGATACCAAACTGGTCGATCGGATTCTGGCGAGCGATGTCTACCAGGCACGTGCTGCCGCGATTCATACGCTGGTCAATGAAAAGGATCGTCAGCCGCAGTTGAAAGAATACCTGGCGAAAGCCGTTAACGACCCGAACCCGCGGGTACGAATGGAAGCCGTCCGTGGTCTGAGCTTCTTCGGAACCGTAGAAGCGACTCAACTGGCGCTGCAGGCTGCCAATCATGAGATGGATTACTGGATCGATTACACGCTGGAGCACACGCTGCATGCGTTGAAGCCGGCCTGGGAAGTGGCGGAATCGAAGCCCGATTTCCTGGAAGGTTCATCCACGGCCGCGAAGAAATATCTCGACCGTTATAAGAAGATGACCGGACCGGGCGGAGCGGCTGTGAAACCGCTGGAGATTGCCGGTTCCGAGGAAGCCTCGGACAGCAAACGTAAAGCTGCGATTCGTGATCTGGCCAAGATGAGTGGCGGTAATTACGAGCGGGGCGAAGGCGTGTTCAAGCAGGTCTGTTCTGCCTGTCATATGGTGGGTGACCTTGGTAAGAAGTTCGGTCCTGACCTGAGCGACATTGGTCAGCGGGTGAGCAAGATCGAGATGATGACTTCGATCCTGATGCCCAATGATAAAATTTCCAAAGGTTTCGAGACGGTCGCGATTGTGACGATCGAAGGTGAAGTGCATACTGGCTTCATCCTGGCCGAAGACGAGAAAATGATTTCGCTCGGTCTGGCGAAGGGGAAGAAGATCGACATTCTCAAAGACGACATCGAACTGCGTAAGCCGATGAAGTCGAGTTCAATGCCCGAGGGATTGATCAAGACGATTGCCCCGATCGAGTTTCTGGACCTGGTGGCCTATCTTTCCCGGCAGCGGCAGATCGCCGCAGTAGAGGATCAGGAGGGCTGGATCAGTGCGAAGCAGAAAACAGTCAAGCTGCGGAAGAAGAATGGCTTCAAAGAGATCTCCCGCGATGCTGCTCTCAAGTTTGGCGGTAAGTTCGGGAACGAGACCTGGAACAAGGACGCGTATCTGTTTCTGACCGACGTTCCGGCGGAGCGGTTTGATTTCGCGTTCCATTCCGATCTGGATTCCGAGTCGCCTTACGTCACGATTCGGCTGAAGGACGATTCTGAAATCCGTTCGATCTGGTTGAAGAACCGGAAGGGACTGCAGGAGCGGGCCGCAGGTCTGACGGTGTGGATCTCTTCTGACGGGACGAATTTCGAGAAGGTCTGGACGGCTGAGAAAGTGCAGCCCGAGTGGACCATCGATCTGCCCGAAGGGACACGTGCGAAATTCGTCCGCGTGGGCCTGGAAGGGGAAGGGACGCTCCACCTGCATCAGGGCGCGATTTTCGGTCGATAA